A window of the Brassica napus cultivar Da-Ae chromosome A2, Da-Ae, whole genome shotgun sequence genome harbors these coding sequences:
- the LOC106383106 gene encoding protein SOSEKI 2-like isoform X1, giving the protein MEAARRRGRESNKSPERLIRSLNLQQDDEEEEAKTKRPIFRRVQVVYYLTRNGHLEHPHFIEVITPVNQHLRLRDVMNRLTVLRGKNMPSLYAWSCKRSYRNGFVWNDLAENDVIYPSNCGEYVLKGSEISENVEETHVKRTLSGPNQEAPKSRLLRLKPKLQNRTTSFDDSELYVGEDEEEEDGEYGLSEEKTSYTSSTTPQSRCSRGIYTETIEFTEKKSNLVKTEESLPVRSDSSELTRSAERVEDGDPVCPGSVRGSIWLQMISCGHIAKHYAPSLMNSRPKEESLRKGVMCKNVVKKAVVEDEREMIRFMSENPRFGNPQAEEKEYFSGSIVESVSHERVTAQPTLRRSNSFNEERSKVVDMAKEVKDQEEKEERSNVKVRCIPRRKSSSCLMSSSKQTKN; this is encoded by the exons ATGGAAGCTGCAAGAAGAAGAGGCAGAGAGAGCAACAAAAGTCCAGAGAGGCTAATAAGGTCTTTAAATCTTCAgcaagatgatgaagaagaggaggcCAAGACAAAGAGACCAATCTTCAGAAGAGTCCAAGTCGTTTATTATCTCACTAGAAATGGCCACCTCGAACACCCTCACTTCATCGAAGTCATTACTCCGGTTAACCAGCATCTCCGGTTAAGag ATGTGATGAACAGGCTTACTGTTTTGAGAGGGAAGAACATGCCATCACTATACGCTTGGTCATGCAAAAG GAGCTATAGAAATGGATTCGTGTGGAATGATTTAGCTGAAAACGATGTGATTTATCCGTCGAACTGTGGTGAGTATGTGTTGAAAGGGTCTGAGATCTCCG agaatgttGAAGAGACACATGTGAAGAGAACACTGTCTGGTCCAAATCAAGAAGCGCCAAAAAGTCGACTTCTCAGGTTAAAACCAAAACTTCAAAACAGAACGACGTCGTTCGACGACTCAGAGCTCTACgtcggagaagatgaagaagaagaagacggagAGTACGGACTTTCCGAAGAGAAAACCAGCTACACATCCTCCACAACGCCGCAGTCTCGCTGCTCTCGTGGAATCTACACGGAGACAATCGAATTCACCGAGAAAAAATCTAACTTGGTCAAGACGGAGGAGAGCCTGCCGGTCCGGTCTGACTCGTCCGAGTTGACTCGTTCCGCCGAGCGGGTCGAGGACGGTGACCCGGTGTGTCCCGGATCGGTTCGCGGGTCGATTTGGCTCCAGATGATCTCGTGCGGGCACATAGCCAAGCACTACGCTCCGAGTCTGATGAACTCGAGACCAAAGGAAGAGAGTCTTCGAAAAGGTGTCATGTGCAAGAACGTTGTGAAGAAGGCTGTCGTGGAAGACGAACGTGAGATGATAAGGTTCATGTCGGAGAATCCGAGGTTCGGGAATCCTCAGGCGGAGGAGAAAGAGTATTTCAGCGGCAGCATCGTTGAGTCAGTGAGTCATGAACGAGTCACGGCACAACCCACGTTGAGACGATCCAACTCGTTCAACGAGGAAAG ATCAAAGGTTGTGGATATGGCTAAGGAGGTGAAGGATCAAGAGGAAAAGGAAGAAAGATCGAACGTGAAGGTGAGATGTATACCGAGGAGGAAGAGCTCATCGTGCTTAATGTCTTCATCGAAGCAAACCAAgaattga
- the LOC106383106 gene encoding protein SOSEKI 2-like isoform X2, which yields MEAARRRGRESNKSPERLIRSLNLQQDDEEEEAKTKRPIFRRVQVVYYLTRNGHLEHPHFIEVITPVNQHLRLRDVMNRLTVLRGKNMPSLYAWSCKRSYRNGFVWNDLAENDVIYPSNCENVEETHVKRTLSGPNQEAPKSRLLRLKPKLQNRTTSFDDSELYVGEDEEEEDGEYGLSEEKTSYTSSTTPQSRCSRGIYTETIEFTEKKSNLVKTEESLPVRSDSSELTRSAERVEDGDPVCPGSVRGSIWLQMISCGHIAKHYAPSLMNSRPKEESLRKGVMCKNVVKKAVVEDEREMIRFMSENPRFGNPQAEEKEYFSGSIVESVSHERVTAQPTLRRSNSFNEERSKVVDMAKEVKDQEEKEERSNVKVRCIPRRKSSSCLMSSSKQTKN from the exons ATGGAAGCTGCAAGAAGAAGAGGCAGAGAGAGCAACAAAAGTCCAGAGAGGCTAATAAGGTCTTTAAATCTTCAgcaagatgatgaagaagaggaggcCAAGACAAAGAGACCAATCTTCAGAAGAGTCCAAGTCGTTTATTATCTCACTAGAAATGGCCACCTCGAACACCCTCACTTCATCGAAGTCATTACTCCGGTTAACCAGCATCTCCGGTTAAGag ATGTGATGAACAGGCTTACTGTTTTGAGAGGGAAGAACATGCCATCACTATACGCTTGGTCATGCAAAAG GAGCTATAGAAATGGATTCGTGTGGAATGATTTAGCTGAAAACGATGTGATTTATCCGTCGAACTGTG agaatgttGAAGAGACACATGTGAAGAGAACACTGTCTGGTCCAAATCAAGAAGCGCCAAAAAGTCGACTTCTCAGGTTAAAACCAAAACTTCAAAACAGAACGACGTCGTTCGACGACTCAGAGCTCTACgtcggagaagatgaagaagaagaagacggagAGTACGGACTTTCCGAAGAGAAAACCAGCTACACATCCTCCACAACGCCGCAGTCTCGCTGCTCTCGTGGAATCTACACGGAGACAATCGAATTCACCGAGAAAAAATCTAACTTGGTCAAGACGGAGGAGAGCCTGCCGGTCCGGTCTGACTCGTCCGAGTTGACTCGTTCCGCCGAGCGGGTCGAGGACGGTGACCCGGTGTGTCCCGGATCGGTTCGCGGGTCGATTTGGCTCCAGATGATCTCGTGCGGGCACATAGCCAAGCACTACGCTCCGAGTCTGATGAACTCGAGACCAAAGGAAGAGAGTCTTCGAAAAGGTGTCATGTGCAAGAACGTTGTGAAGAAGGCTGTCGTGGAAGACGAACGTGAGATGATAAGGTTCATGTCGGAGAATCCGAGGTTCGGGAATCCTCAGGCGGAGGAGAAAGAGTATTTCAGCGGCAGCATCGTTGAGTCAGTGAGTCATGAACGAGTCACGGCACAACCCACGTTGAGACGATCCAACTCGTTCAACGAGGAAAG ATCAAAGGTTGTGGATATGGCTAAGGAGGTGAAGGATCAAGAGGAAAAGGAAGAAAGATCGAACGTGAAGGTGAGATGTATACCGAGGAGGAAGAGCTCATCGTGCTTAATGTCTTCATCGAAGCAAACCAAgaattga
- the LOC106417761 gene encoding 3-hydroxyacyl-[acyl-carrier-protein] dehydratase FabZ-like, producing MAASNSIFTISPSGNVARISLNQSLSPPLSLPLNRSSSVALRPKPRSSSLVLCSTDESKITAEKEIPIELRYEAFPTVMDINQIREILPHRFPFLLVDRVIEYTPGVSAVAIKNVTINDNFFPGHFPERPIMPGVLMVEAMAQVGGIVMLQPEVGGSKSNFFFAGINKVRFRKPVIAGDTLVMRMTLVKMQKRFGIAKMEGKAYVGNTVVCEGEFLMAMGKEE from the exons ATGGCTGCCTCTAACTCCATTTTCACCATCTCTCCGTCGGGAAATGTTGCACGTATCTCTCTTAACCAGTCCTTATCGCCGCCGTTGAGTCTTCCACTCAACAGATCAAGCTCCGTCGCGCTGCGTCCCAAACCACGATCCAGCTCGCTAGTCTTATGCTCCACCGATGAATCAAAGATCACGGCGGAGAAAGAGATCCCAATAGAGCTCA GGTACGAGGCTTTTCCGACAGTGATGGACATTAACCAGATACGTGAGATATTGCCTCACAG GTTCCCGTTTCTGTTAGTGGATAGAGTGATAGAGTACACACCTGGTGTATCTGCTGTAGCTATCAAAAACGTTACCATTAATGATAATTTCTTTCCTGGGCATTTTCCTGAGAGGCCCATTATGCCTGGAGTCCTCATGGTTGAG GCCATGGCTCAGGTGGGAGGTATAGTGATGCTACAACCAGAAGTGGGCGGATCTAAAAGCAACTTCTTCTTTGCTGGAATTAACAAAGTCAGATTCAGAAAGCCTGTGATTGCAGGTGATACTCTGGTGATGAGGATGACGCTTGTGAAGATGCAGAAGCGGTTTGGAATAGCGAAAATGGAAGGGAAAGCATACGTAGGAAACACTGTGGTATGCGAAGGAGAGTTCTTGATGGCTATGGGAAAAGAAGAGTAG
- the LOC106383112 gene encoding probable inositol 3-phosphate synthase isozyme 3 has product MFIESFKVESPKVKYTENEIHSVYDYQTTELVHESKNGAYQWTVKPKTVKYEFKTDTHVPKLGVMLVGWGGNNGSTLTAGVIANREGISWATKEKVQQANYFGSLTQASSIRVGSFNGEEIYAPFKSLLPMVNPEEIVFGGWDISDMNLADAMGRAKVLDIDLQKQLRPFMEHMVPLPGIYDPDFIAANQGSRANHLIKGTKKEQLEQVIKDIRDFKEKNKVDKVVVLWTANTERYSNVVAGLNDTTENLMSSLDKNEAEISPSTLYAIACVLENVPFINGSPQNTFVPGLIELAIKRNSLIGGDDFKSGQTKMKSVLVDFLVGAGIKPTSIVSYNHLGNNDGMNLSAPQTFRSKEISKSNVVDDMVASNGILFDSGEHPDHVVVIKYVPYVGDSKRAMDEYTSEIFMGGKNTIVMHNTCEDSLLAAPIILDLVLLAELTTRIELKADNEGKFHSFHPVATLLSYLSKAPLVPPGTPVVNALSKQRAMLENILRACVGLAPENNMILEYK; this is encoded by the exons ATGTTCATTGAAAGCTTCAAGGTTGAATCTCCAAAAGTGAAGTACACGGAGAATGAGATTCATTCAGTGTACGACTACCAAACCACTGAGCTTGTTCATGAGAGCAAAAACGGCGCGTATCAATGGACCGTGAAGCCAAAAACCGTGAAATATGAGTTTAAGACCGACACTCATGTTCCTAAACTTGG AGTGATGCTCGTTGGTTGGGGAGGAAACAATGGTTCTACTCTTACCGCTGGTGTTATCGCCAATCGCGA GGGAATATCCTGGGCTACGAAGGAGAAAGTGCAACAAGCTAATTATTTCGGGTCATTAACCCAAGCATCCTCTATCCGGGTAGGATCATTTAATGGGGAAGAAATCTATGCTCCCTTCAAAAGTCTTCTCCCCATG GTTAATCCGGAAGAAATAGTGTTTGGGGGATGGGACATAAGCGATATGAACTTAGCAGACGCTATGGGACGAGCCAAGGTCCTAGACATCGACCTCCAAAAGCAGCTGCGTCCGTTCATGGAACACATGGTCCCCCTCCCTGGAATCTACGACCCAGATTTCATCGCAGCTAACCAGGGATCCCGTGCCAACCACTTGATCAAAGGCACCAAGAAAGAACAGCTAGAACAAGTCATCAAGGACATCAG ggatttcaaagagaaaaacAAAGTGGACAAGGTGGTGGTGCTATGGACGGCCAACACAGAAAGATACAGCAATGTGGTGGCTGGTCTTAACGACACGACGGAGAATCTCATGTCATCTTTGGACAAGAATGAGGCTGAGATTTCTCCTTCTACACTCTACGCCATTGCTTGTGTTCTTGAGAACGTTCCTTTCATCAATGGAAGCCCACAAAACACTTTTGTCCCCG GGCTTATTGAATTAGCAATCAAGAGAAACAGCTTGATCGGTGGTGATGACTTCAAGAGTGGTCAGACCAAGATGAAATCTGTCCTCGTCGATTTCCTTGTCGGCGCTGGAATCAAA CCAACCTCGATAGTGAGCTACAATCACCTTGGAAACAACGATGGCATGAATTTGTCGGCGCCGCAGACATTCCGGTCTAAGGAGATTTCTAAGAGCAATGTGGTCGACGACATGGTTGCTAGCAATGGTATTTTATTCGATTCCGGTGAACACCCTGACCATGTTGTCGTCATTAAG TATGTGCCATATGTTGGAGACAGCAAGAGAGCCATGGACGAGTACACGTCAGAGATTTTCATGGGAGGGAAGAACACAATTGTGATGCACAACACTTGTGAAGACTCTCTCTTGGCTGCTCCCATTATTTTGGACCTTGTTCTTCTCGCCGAGCTCACCACCAGGATCGAGCTCAAGGCCGACAATGAG GGAAAGTTCCATTCTTTCCATCCAGTGGCTACTCTTCTGAGTTACCTCTCCAAGGCACCATTG GTCCCACCTGGCACGCCAGTTGTGAACGCTTTGTCGAAGCAGCGTGCAATGCTTGAGAACATACTCAGAGCTTGTGTTGGACTTGCTCCAGAGAACAATATGATTCTCGAGTACAAGTGA